The Cohnella abietis genome has a segment encoding these proteins:
- a CDS encoding ABC transporter permease: MKFIDQLRFVRQNMKKNKTRLFMTVLATAMGCSFLIVLASVGFGLQKSIVDKIVGDRMVTAIEIHGVRSNDRINQVIDEEKIKYLRSVEHVKTVTYRNYILQQLNPTVEGIAANSNGAVNVDFEAEAKAGFDLSAGKLPQNPNEVVIGFNIRKAQDDNNLKEAPPAKEWIGKTMNLEVKKLAEDGKEETTSIPVTIVGVSKKPSREWDTDTMVYIGKETLAVIEDFTQTQWGAMRLSDKVEGAKDNQPPGLQDPRQYNSVQAIADGANRVKGIVQKISDKGYFSHSIVNELEQVNLVFLIMKIGLGFIGTIAVLIASIGIFNTMTMAVTERSQDIGIMKAIGAHPSSIRRIFLLESSIIGLLGAFIGTLVAYIISFAVNAGLPLIIEGFMNEKVPSDFRFSWIPPYLAIIACVISLGVALLSGSRPAKRATRIDVLRALRRDL, from the coding sequence ATGAAATTCATTGATCAGCTCCGGTTTGTCCGGCAAAATATGAAAAAAAATAAAACCCGGCTGTTCATGACGGTATTGGCGACGGCTATGGGCTGCTCATTTCTCATCGTGCTTGCCTCCGTCGGCTTTGGCTTGCAGAAGAGCATCGTAGACAAGATTGTCGGCGACCGGATGGTTACGGCTATAGAAATACATGGAGTTCGATCCAATGACCGTATTAATCAGGTTATCGATGAGGAAAAAATAAAATACTTACGTTCCGTCGAACATGTCAAAACAGTCACTTATCGCAACTATATTTTACAGCAGCTGAATCCCACTGTTGAAGGTATTGCCGCAAACAGCAATGGAGCTGTTAATGTTGATTTTGAGGCAGAAGCTAAAGCTGGTTTCGATCTCAGTGCAGGCAAGCTTCCGCAAAATCCGAACGAAGTCGTTATTGGCTTCAACATTCGCAAGGCGCAGGATGACAATAACCTGAAGGAAGCTCCTCCCGCCAAGGAGTGGATTGGCAAGACGATGAATCTTGAGGTGAAGAAGCTTGCAGAGGATGGTAAGGAGGAGACCACTAGCATCCCTGTAACTATCGTCGGAGTTAGTAAAAAGCCTTCTCGTGAATGGGACACGGACACGATGGTCTATATTGGCAAAGAAACATTGGCGGTAATCGAAGACTTTACCCAGACGCAATGGGGTGCGATGCGGCTCTCAGATAAGGTTGAAGGTGCAAAGGACAACCAGCCTCCCGGCTTACAGGATCCGCGCCAATATAACTCCGTACAAGCTATCGCTGACGGTGCCAACCGAGTGAAAGGCATTGTCCAGAAAATTAGCGATAAAGGCTACTTTAGCCATTCGATTGTTAATGAGCTAGAGCAGGTTAACCTGGTATTCCTGATTATGAAAATTGGTCTTGGATTTATCGGCACCATTGCCGTATTAATAGCTTCGATTGGTATATTCAACACGATGACGATGGCGGTCACTGAGCGCTCACAGGATATTGGTATTATGAAGGCAATCGGCGCTCACCCCTCTTCGATTCGACGTATTTTCTTGCTGGAAAGCAGTATAATCGGGCTGCTTGGAGCGTTCATTGGGACGCTAGTCGCCTATATCATTTCATTTGCGGTGAACGCAGGCTTACCGCTAATTATTGAAGGGTTCATGAACGAGAAAGTGCCTAGCGATTTCCGTTTCTCATGGATTCCACCTTACTTGGCGATAATTGCATGCGTTATCTCGCTTGGCGTAGCCTTGCTTTCCGGCTCGCGTCCAGCTAAACGTGCTACTCGCATCGATGTGCTTCGTGCTTTGAGACGGGATTTATAG
- a CDS encoding ABC transporter ATP-binding protein — protein MIKMTEVNHQFAIGKKGKERVVPVLHNIDLHVKQREIVAIIGRSGSGKSTLLNLMSGYIRPTSGEIRVADQIVTNLSEGDWANFRLAHLGFMFQSFQLIPSMTAFENAELPLVLKGIGASQRKKSVMEMLEQLGVAEYAGHYPGELSGGQQQRVSVARSLILNPPIVLADEPTGSLDSDNERQLLSIIQHLNQDRGTTFILITHDEQVAKIAHRTITLKDGHLLNPNGKGDSYEIH, from the coding sequence GTGATAAAAATGACTGAAGTGAACCATCAATTCGCAATAGGTAAAAAGGGGAAAGAACGCGTTGTCCCCGTACTCCATAATATCGACTTGCATGTTAAGCAACGCGAAATTGTGGCGATTATTGGCCGGAGCGGCTCAGGAAAATCTACTCTACTTAATTTAATGTCTGGGTATATCAGACCTACATCAGGCGAAATTCGTGTAGCGGATCAAATTGTAACGAATTTGAGTGAAGGGGATTGGGCTAATTTTCGCTTGGCGCATCTAGGCTTTATGTTTCAGAGCTTTCAGCTTATTCCGAGTATGACTGCCTTCGAGAACGCTGAGCTTCCTCTTGTATTGAAGGGCATCGGTGCTTCTCAGCGTAAGAAGAGCGTAATGGAAATGCTTGAGCAGTTAGGAGTAGCCGAATATGCCGGGCATTACCCTGGAGAATTATCTGGAGGCCAACAGCAACGAGTGTCCGTAGCCAGATCCTTAATTCTGAATCCCCCTATTGTTCTAGCGGACGAGCCCACGGGGAGCTTGGATAGCGACAACGAGCGTCAGCTCCTGTCTATCATCCAGCATTTGAACCAAGATCGCGGTACTACTTTTATCCTGATTACCCATGATGAGCAGGTTGCCAAAATCGCGCACCGTACGATTACGCTGAAGGACGGGCATTTATTGAACCCGAACGGGAAAGGAGACTCCTATGAAATTCATTGA
- a CDS encoding VOC family protein translates to MSQSIHADTVLGQLKLKVSNLERSVQFYKEVVGFQILNLQEKSAELTVDGQNIFLILEEIPNAAIPPRRSVTGLYHFAILVPTREQLGLSLRTLAESGIHIGQGDHLVSEALYIEDPDHNGIEIYWDRPRSEWKTDSEGNIMMGTEPVDIKGLLQLAGDKPWTGLSAGTILGHLHLHVSELPPSKVFYCDILGFDMVFDASKMMGAYFISAGGYHHHIGMNIWAGIGAPQPLANATGLAYYTIVLPSQTELERTLGKIKDAEIPLAAQNDYWVVRDPSGIEIRLISAK, encoded by the coding sequence ATGTCTCAATCCATACATGCGGACACCGTCCTTGGTCAGCTAAAGCTGAAGGTTAGCAATCTTGAGCGCTCAGTTCAATTTTATAAGGAAGTTGTTGGCTTCCAAATACTCAATCTGCAAGAGAAAAGTGCAGAACTGACAGTAGACGGGCAAAATATCTTTCTCATTCTTGAGGAAATTCCGAATGCGGCTATCCCCCCAAGAAGATCCGTTACTGGCTTATATCATTTCGCCATTCTAGTACCTACTCGCGAGCAGCTTGGCTTGTCTCTACGTACTCTTGCTGAATCAGGTATTCATATCGGGCAAGGGGATCATCTCGTAAGCGAGGCTCTTTACATTGAGGACCCAGACCATAATGGAATTGAGATCTATTGGGACCGCCCGCGGTCTGAATGGAAAACAGATTCTGAAGGCAATATTATGATGGGTACTGAACCCGTTGACATTAAGGGACTGCTGCAGCTTGCGGGCGATAAGCCTTGGACAGGCTTGTCAGCAGGCACCATTCTTGGGCATCTTCACTTGCACGTAAGTGAGCTTCCTCCATCTAAAGTCTTCTACTGCGATATTCTAGGATTCGATATGGTATTTGACGCATCTAAAATGATGGGCGCCTATTTTATTTCAGCCGGAGGTTACCATCACCACATCGGTATGAATATTTGGGCAGGGATTGGAGCTCCTCAGCCTTTGGCTAACGCAACTGGTTTAGCCTATTATACGATTGTGCTTCCTTCCCAAACCGAGCTGGAACGGACACTTGGTAAAATTAAAGATGCTGAAATTCCCTTGGCTGCGCAAAACGATTACTGGGTAGTAAGAGATCCTTCAGGTATCGAGATCAGACTCATTTCTGCTAAGTAA
- a CDS encoding DUF4062 domain-containing protein, with protein MARTKIFISSVNEDGLKRLRREVFTELKELGHEPLMWEENLGPWLAHTDPVAKCLEAVEESDIFLLFIGNHGGTYYKDAQRTVTHMEFIKAYDKGKTILIFVDTTVKATFFGTIKKWLDDFLEQYINESHHHPSPEVIMAALKQNSNIPSHIDPYVWFLLHDLSIRNVYLDDLSLGVKIDWKEYFSDLLRRGSLLLPLQHSILENGRRLEQSEEAFRLLSELSLLAQASDKPNYDSILKAIMNKMSGGMIEHQYGQYMTEVIGSYKACIGATLYLKDNDKMKFVAKCADVVWNRSFRLDDQSSYVALTYNMNKDTVHYTQAKQMFYCCFKQGRYVLTLHFPSDSDWDNRKYMIYQESVNDAIMNKNPYLVETIKMLLGGMQP; from the coding sequence GTGGCCAGGACGAAGATATTTATTAGCTCCGTCAATGAGGATGGACTTAAACGTCTGCGTAGAGAGGTTTTCACGGAATTAAAGGAGCTAGGACATGAGCCTCTTATGTGGGAAGAAAATCTTGGTCCATGGCTTGCACATACAGATCCAGTGGCCAAATGCCTTGAGGCGGTTGAGGAATCGGATATTTTCTTACTCTTTATTGGTAATCATGGAGGCACCTATTATAAGGATGCTCAACGAACCGTCACGCACATGGAATTCATTAAAGCGTATGACAAAGGGAAAACCATTCTTATTTTTGTCGATACTACAGTTAAAGCTACGTTCTTCGGTACGATTAAGAAGTGGCTGGATGACTTTCTGGAGCAATACATAAACGAGTCACACCATCATCCGTCACCTGAAGTGATTATGGCAGCTCTTAAGCAAAACTCTAACATTCCTAGCCATATTGATCCCTATGTCTGGTTTCTGCTGCATGACCTTTCCATAAGGAATGTATATTTAGATGATCTGTCGCTTGGCGTGAAAATCGATTGGAAGGAATATTTCAGTGATTTGCTGCGTCGCGGGTCTCTGCTGCTTCCACTCCAGCATTCGATTTTGGAAAATGGGCGGAGGCTAGAGCAGTCTGAAGAGGCCTTCCGTTTACTATCAGAGCTGTCGTTGCTGGCACAAGCATCTGATAAACCAAACTATGATTCCATTCTCAAAGCTATTATGAATAAAATGTCTGGCGGAATGATTGAGCACCAGTATGGACAGTATATGACCGAAGTTATTGGCTCTTATAAAGCCTGTATCGGGGCGACGCTCTATCTCAAAGATAACGATAAAATGAAGTTCGTAGCCAAATGCGCCGATGTTGTCTGGAATCGATCGTTCAGACTCGATGATCAAAGCTCTTACGTCGCATTGACCTACAATATGAATAAGGACACCGTTCATTATACCCAAGCAAAGCAAATGTTTTATTGCTGCTTTAAGCAAGGTAGATACGTGCTCACTTTGCATTTCCCCTCGGATTCCGACTGGGACAATCGAAAGTACATGATCTATCAGGAAAGCGTAAATGATGCTATAATGAACAAAAATCCGTACTTGGTTGAGACGATTAAAATGCTCTTAGGAGGCATGCAGCCATGA
- a CDS encoding S66 peptidase family protein encodes MAIKPLALKRGDTVGIVTLGSPLAEETINTRIAYLQSMGLNVVVGRYVYAQNGYLAGTPQQRAEDLMSMFADESVRLILPSRGGVGVEGILPYLDYEYIRRNPKIISGYSDITVLLNALTQLSGIITLHSLLLIDFKPETPPYNFEQFFTATSSVTVPRTINNPPGKMLVGRVAGSTSGPLIGGNLTSLVGSLGTPFEIDTLGKIILIEEVHEPVNTVFRYIEQLRLAGKFSDCSGIIMGECTGCIDAYGQSYEDLINDHIVPLGKPLITGLASGHGIYKTAIPIGAFTNMNADTATITLLEPAVRY; translated from the coding sequence ATGGCCATTAAGCCACTGGCATTGAAGCGTGGGGATACAGTAGGTATTGTAACGCTTGGAAGTCCTCTGGCAGAGGAAACCATCAATACGAGAATCGCCTATTTGCAATCAATGGGACTAAATGTTGTCGTAGGGAGATATGTTTATGCTCAAAATGGCTATTTAGCAGGCACCCCTCAGCAGCGGGCGGAAGATTTAATGAGCATGTTCGCCGATGAAAGCGTGAGGTTGATCCTTCCTTCACGCGGAGGTGTAGGTGTGGAAGGGATTTTACCTTATCTAGATTATGAATATATTCGGCGGAATCCTAAAATAATTAGTGGGTACAGCGATATTACAGTTTTGTTAAACGCTCTGACACAGCTCTCGGGCATAATTACACTTCATAGCCTTCTGCTTATTGATTTTAAACCGGAAACTCCGCCCTATAATTTCGAGCAGTTTTTTACGGCAACCTCATCAGTCACAGTACCTCGAACAATTAATAATCCACCTGGGAAAATGCTTGTGGGTAGAGTTGCAGGAAGTACCAGCGGACCTCTCATCGGTGGCAACCTAACCTCCCTCGTTGGTTCGCTAGGTACCCCGTTCGAGATTGATACTTTAGGTAAAATTATTCTAATTGAAGAAGTTCATGAGCCTGTAAATACCGTATTTCGATATATTGAACAGCTTAGGCTAGCTGGTAAATTTAGCGATTGCTCCGGCATAATTATGGGCGAATGCACAGGCTGCATAGACGCTTATGGCCAATCATATGAGGATTTAATTAACGACCATATTGTTCCGCTAGGCAAGCCGCTGATAACAGGACTAGCCTCCGGGCATGGTATCTATAAAACGGCCATTCCTATTGGCGCATTTACGAATATGAACGCTGATACCGCGACGATTACTCTCCTTGAGCCAGCTGTAAGATATTAG
- a CDS encoding beta-class carbonic anhydrase, translated as MSIVSDMLEFNQQFVEEGRYQEFLTDKFPGKKVAILTCMDTRLVELLPKALNLKNGDAKIIKNAGAILTQPFGSAMRSILIAIHEMGVKEVLVIGHHGCGMTQLDSASLVEKFKKNGISDTVLSTLENSGIKMERFLRGFDKPEDGVRHSIDIIRKHPLVPTYIPVHGFIIHPETGKLELICDGYEEMNALQGDESK; from the coding sequence TTGTCTATCGTTAGCGATATGCTGGAGTTTAATCAACAATTCGTTGAAGAGGGAAGATATCAGGAATTTTTGACAGATAAGTTCCCTGGGAAGAAAGTCGCCATATTAACCTGCATGGATACCCGATTAGTAGAGCTATTGCCCAAAGCGCTTAACTTGAAGAACGGGGATGCCAAAATAATAAAAAATGCGGGCGCAATATTAACCCAGCCTTTCGGCAGTGCCATGCGAAGCATCTTAATCGCCATTCATGAGATGGGCGTGAAAGAGGTTCTCGTAATTGGTCACCATGGCTGCGGGATGACTCAGCTCGACTCAGCATCATTGGTGGAGAAATTCAAGAAAAATGGGATATCTGACACTGTGCTTTCTACTTTGGAAAACTCCGGTATTAAGATGGAACGATTCCTAAGGGGCTTCGATAAGCCAGAAGATGGTGTAAGGCATAGCATCGACATTATTCGTAAGCATCCATTAGTACCCACATACATTCCCGTGCATGGCTTCATTATACATCCTGAAACAGGTAAGCTAGAGCTAATTTGTGATGGATATGAAGAAATGAATGCTTTACAAGGTGATGAGTCAAAATAA
- a CDS encoding LemA family protein gives MKRSMVTWLVLGALLLIVVLSAVSSYNGLVSSETTVDNKAAQIDTQLQRREDVIPNLVSTVKGYAAHEEKVFTAIADARSKLSGARTTAEKAAANTELEGALSRLLVVVENYPILKADTQFTKLMDELSGTENRIAVARQDYNNSVTAYNTKIKKFPAALYSSMFGFEKKDFFKAAPGAEKVPEVKF, from the coding sequence ATGAAACGGTCAATGGTTACATGGCTTGTCTTAGGCGCGCTCTTGCTTATTGTCGTACTCTCGGCAGTTAGCTCCTATAACGGGCTCGTTTCTTCGGAAACAACAGTGGATAATAAAGCTGCGCAGATAGATACTCAGCTCCAGCGTCGGGAGGATGTCATTCCGAATCTTGTGAGCACAGTCAAAGGCTATGCGGCCCATGAAGAGAAAGTATTCACAGCGATTGCCGATGCGAGAAGTAAGCTATCAGGAGCACGTACTACGGCAGAGAAGGCTGCTGCTAACACGGAGCTGGAGGGAGCGCTATCTAGATTGCTTGTTGTCGTGGAGAATTATCCGATTCTCAAGGCGGATACGCAGTTTACCAAATTAATGGACGAACTGTCCGGAACTGAAAATCGGATAGCTGTAGCTCGTCAGGACTATAACAATTCAGTGACTGCTTATAATACGAAGATCAAGAAGTTCCCAGCGGCGCTTTATTCATCTATGTTTGGTTTCGAGAAGAAGGATTTTTTCAAAGCAGCTCCGGGTGCAGAAAAAGTGCCTGAAGTGAAATTCTAA
- a CDS encoding TPM domain-containing protein — MAGRLLKAAAIFWLFGLLIITAMPMTSAQGGSSYGVYIQDEAGIISTPMKNELYNRAVWIHQHTGTAQVGIVTVKSLGNQTLEDYAVSRFRKMGLGSKERNDGVLLLYSASDKHVRIEVGYGLEGRIPDGKAGTILDRYFVPNRDEGNLDLAFSQTQSAIVKEIAAEFGVDTTGIVDEGLPPLADGGAGGFFSNMPGYVKILLGLGVVLLIFLDFKLTGGVITFAIINSLGRRGGSGGGGGGRGGGGSSGGGGASR; from the coding sequence ATGGCTGGCCGATTGCTTAAAGCTGCCGCTATTTTCTGGTTATTTGGTTTATTGATCATAACAGCAATGCCGATGACTTCAGCTCAAGGGGGCTCATCTTACGGTGTATATATTCAGGATGAGGCTGGCATTATTTCGACACCAATGAAAAATGAGCTTTATAATCGGGCAGTTTGGATCCATCAGCATACGGGGACGGCACAGGTTGGTATCGTTACAGTTAAGTCATTAGGTAATCAGACGTTAGAGGATTACGCGGTTTCCAGATTTCGCAAAATGGGGCTAGGAAGTAAGGAGCGAAATGACGGGGTACTTCTGCTCTACTCGGCTTCAGACAAGCACGTGCGAATTGAAGTGGGGTATGGGCTGGAGGGACGTATACCGGATGGCAAGGCGGGGACTATACTAGATCGTTATTTTGTTCCAAATCGTGATGAAGGTAATTTAGACCTCGCATTTTCCCAAACGCAAAGTGCCATCGTCAAAGAAATTGCTGCGGAGTTTGGGGTCGACACAACTGGAATTGTGGATGAAGGCTTGCCTCCGTTAGCTGATGGGGGTGCCGGTGGATTTTTTTCTAACATGCCCGGTTATGTGAAAATACTGCTCGGTCTGGGCGTCGTGTTACTCATATTCCTTGATTTTAAGCTGACGGGTGGAGTCATTACGTTCGCTATCATAAACTCATTGGGTCGCAGGGGCGGGTCAGGTGGTGGGGGTGGTGGACGTGGCGGCGGTGGCTCTTCTGGCGGTGGCGGTGCAAGCAGATAG
- a CDS encoding response regulator: MAKIMVVDDAAFLRAMLKDILVSAGHEVVFEATNGQEAVDKYKTIRPDLVTMDITMPVMEGVEAVKEIRKMDPKANIVMCSAMGQRNLIIDAIKSGAKDFIIKPFHSSRVIEAIDKAIGL, translated from the coding sequence ATGGCTAAAATAATGGTAGTCGACGATGCTGCTTTCTTACGTGCTATGCTTAAGGACATTCTAGTAAGTGCCGGACATGAGGTTGTATTCGAGGCCACTAATGGTCAAGAGGCCGTGGACAAATATAAAACGATACGCCCTGATTTAGTAACAATGGACATTACGATGCCTGTTATGGAGGGCGTGGAAGCTGTTAAGGAAATACGGAAGATGGATCCGAAAGCCAATATTGTAATGTGCTCTGCAATGGGACAGCGTAATTTAATTATTGACGCCATCAAAAGTGGTGCCAAGGATTTTATCATTAAGCCTTTTCATTCGAGCCGGGTAATAGAGGCTATTGATAAGGCCATAGGGCTTTAA
- a CDS encoding AraC family transcriptional regulator encodes MNRLITTLKGEIYFHNDMPIYVNRVTESFTTPMHKHDFIEFAYIAEGSGFHYVGEEVHEVRKGQLFFIPIGTSHIFRPVSVDKTKHQLIVYNCVFPLQLLIKLSEFTSDSHVQQFISSIYNGAESYYFLLDTGDSIEKLFMLLHREYSIQRAGSSDYLCTLILQLLITVHRMKQQLLPSHSQSHSTRKLTQFDHLLTYMEQNLSNDLSLSHLAQISRWSERHLQRLFKQHTEQSFTRYLQLLRMQKSCELLRSTAFKISTIAEMTGYKDIASYIDVFKRNVGNTPSGYRKAFLQQQA; translated from the coding sequence ATGAATCGACTAATTACAACCCTTAAGGGCGAGATTTATTTTCATAACGATATGCCCATATATGTAAATAGAGTTACTGAAAGCTTCACTACTCCTATGCATAAACACGACTTCATTGAATTTGCCTACATTGCCGAAGGGAGCGGTTTTCACTACGTTGGCGAGGAAGTTCATGAGGTGCGCAAAGGCCAGCTTTTCTTTATCCCCATTGGAACGTCACATATATTCCGTCCTGTCTCGGTAGACAAAACCAAGCATCAGCTAATCGTCTACAACTGTGTATTTCCGCTTCAGCTTCTTATCAAATTAAGTGAATTTACGTCCGATAGCCATGTACAACAATTTATTTCCTCCATTTATAACGGAGCCGAATCCTATTATTTTCTCTTGGACACCGGTGATTCGATTGAGAAGCTTTTTATGCTTCTTCACCGCGAATATTCCATACAGAGAGCCGGCTCATCTGATTATCTTTGCACACTTATCCTGCAACTGCTTATTACTGTGCATAGAATGAAGCAACAATTGTTGCCGTCACACTCGCAATCACATTCAACACGTAAGCTTACTCAATTTGATCATCTGCTAACCTACATGGAGCAAAATTTATCAAATGATCTTTCCCTGAGCCATCTTGCCCAAATAAGTCGATGGAGCGAACGCCATCTGCAACGCTTGTTCAAGCAGCATACCGAACAGTCCTTTACTCGCTATCTCCAATTGCTTCGTATGCAGAAAAGCTGCGAGCTGTTAAGGAGCACCGCCTTCAAAATTAGTACCATCGCCGAGATGACAGGCTATAAAGATATAGCCTCGTACATCGATGTGTTTAAACGTAATGTAGGTAATACACCTAGCGGATACAGGAAAGCTTTCCTGCAACAGCAAGCGTAA